One segment of Leptodactylus fuscus isolate aLepFus1 chromosome 7, aLepFus1.hap2, whole genome shotgun sequence DNA contains the following:
- the MYOD1 gene encoding myoblast determination protein 1 produces the protein MDLLAHPLRDMELQADGSLCSFSAADDFYDDPCFNTSDMQFFEDLDPRLVHVTLLKPEEHPHHPDDEHVRAPSGHHQAGRCLLWACKACKRKTTNADRRKAATMRERRRLSKVNEAFETLKRCTSSNPNQRLPKVEILRNAIRYIESLQALLREQEEPYYPALEHYSGDSDVSSPLSNCSDGMIDFPGPTCNTRRKNSYHNDYYAQVSSDTRTGKTSVVSSLDCLSSIVERISTENPNCPALSALETGSESSPCSPLEGETLSETSISIPSPKGCTQIPADSASSIYQAL, from the exons ATGGACCTCCTGGCACATCCTCTCCGGGACATGGAGCTGCAGGCTGACGGCTCCCTCTGCTCCTTCTCGGCTGCCGATGACTTCTATGACGACCCCTGCTTCAACACGTCGGACATGCAGTTCTTCGAGGACCTGGACCCCCGGCTGGTGCACGTCACCCTGCTGAAGCCTGAAGAGCACCCCCACCACCCCGACGACGAGCACGTCCGGGCCCCCAGTGGCCACCACCAGGCCGGCAGGTGTCTGCTGTGGGCTTGTAAGGCTTGTAAGAGGAAGACCACCAATGCCGACCGCAGGAAGGCGGCCACCATGAGGGAGCGCAGGAGACTCAGCAAAGTCAACGAGGCTTTCGAGACCCTGAAGAGATGCACAAGTAGTAACCCCAACCAAAGGCTGCCCAAGGTGGAGATCCTGAGGAACGCCATCAGGTACATCGAGAGCCTGCAAGCCCTGCTCAGGGAGCAAGAGGAGCCCTATTACCCGGCCCTGGAGCACTACAGCGGGGACTCCGACGTCTCCAGCCCCCTGTCCAACTGCTCGGATGGCATG ATAGATTTTCCTGGACCCACCTGCAACACCCGTAGAAAGAACAGTTACCACAATGACTACTACGCCCAGGTATCATCCG ATACACGAACAGGGAAGACTTCTGTCGTATCCAGTTTAGACTGCCTGTCCAGCATTGTAGAAAGAATCTCCACCGAAAATCCCAACTGCCCCGCGCTCTCGGCTTTGGAGACTGGATCTGAAAGTAGTCCCTGCTCTCCCCTGGAGGGGGAGACACTGAGCGAGACGTCTATCAGCATTCCCTCCCCAAAAGGCTGCACTCAGATCCCTGCAGACAGCGCCAGTTCCATCTACCAGGCCTTATAG